The genomic region CTGCGAAGTCAAGGCGGAGTAGAAATCCATGTACAACATGTTTTCGGTGAATCCAACGATTTTGGATACGAAAGTCCAGCAATGGCGCCAATTCCGTCTCTCGCGTGTAGCTTTCACTGTCGAACGCCTACTGTGTGAGGCCGCTGTTGCCCTCCTCACCGCTCCGCCGGCGGCTCCGGAAGCGGGTACTCGACGTCGAAGCCGTCCTCACGCGGGGGCGGCAGCATGCGCTCCTCGGCGCGCATGGCGTCCATGCGCACGCGATTGCGGCGGCGGCGTGGGATCCAGGCGATGAGCACGAGGACGGTGGCCACGAACCAGACGAGCCCCACGCTCCCCGCCGCCAGCAGCCACCCGTAGCGGCTGCGTACGTCCTCGCGCCACTCGTCCTCCAGCTGCCCCATCGTCATCCCCCACGTGGAGCGCACCGCCTTCTCCAGCGTGCCGTCGCGCCGCCAGTTCGACATCAGCAGCGCGAAGCCGTCCTCGCCCGTGCGGCGGCGCATGTGCTCCACGGCGGTGGCGGAGAGGAGGTACGCGAGCTGCGCCTCCCCCGAGCCGCGCGGCCAGCGAAGGGCCAGCGAGTCCAGCGGCGGGGCGCGGCCCATGAGGAAGGCCACGCGAAGCTGCCACGCGCTCGCCACGTCCCAGCTTCCGGCGGCGACCTCGGCGTAGCCTTCGTGGAACCAGCGGGGGATGGCGCCCGGGAGACGCTCCTGGAGGAGGACGTGCACCAGCTCGTGGCGCAGCACCGTCCCCGTCTCGGAGCTGCGGACGGCGGCGGAGGGGTAGATGGGGAGGACGATCAGCCGCTCGTCCGGGAAGGCGACGCCGCCCGCCCACTCCGGCGCCATACCGCCGGTGGCCGCGCTCCACTGCCCCGGGTCGGCCGCCAGGACGATGGTGGTGGACTCCGGCGCCGCGGCCGAGCCGAGCCCCGGAAGGACGAGCGGGCGGCGGGCGGCGGCCAGCACCTCGCGCGCGAGCGGCGCGTGCCGGGGCGCATGCACCACGCGCACGCCTCCGCCCGAGAGCACCTCCTGCGCCCCCGCCGGCCCGCCCCACGCGACGACGAACGCCAGCAGGAGCGCGCGTCTCACCCGGCGAAGGATACCGGCTCGCCCGCTTCCAGCTTCTTCAGCGCTTCCCCGCACCGCTCCCCCCACAGGTTGAAGCGGTTCGCCTCGAAGCCGCGCCGCCACGCGTCGGCGGCGGCGGAGACGTTCCCTTCCTGGTAAAAGGCCCGCCCGATCTCCCACCACGCCTGCAGCATGTTGGGGCCCAGCTCCAGCGTGCGGCGGAAGAAGCTGCGCGCGTCCTCGTACATCTCGCGGTCCAGGTACAGCATCCCCATGTAAAGATGCGCGTACAGCGACGCCTTGCGGTCGTCGTCCTGGCGGATGGCGCGGGACAGGTGCTCGATGGCCTCGCCGAAGATCCCCTTCTTGAGGCAGATGTACCCCAGGTTCACCCGCGCCAGCGGGTTGTTGGGGTCGCGCATCAGCACCTTGCTGTAGGTGTAGAGCGCCTCGTCGTACTGCTCGCGCAGCATCTGCGCCCAGCCCAGCAGCGACTCCGCCTGCGGGTCGTTGGGGGCCAGCTCCAGCGCCCGCTCCAGCTCCTTGACCGCGCGGCTCGCGTCGCCCGCGGCGATGGCGCTCCAGCCGCGCTCGACGTACGTGGACGAGCCCAGGTGGTCGGACACGGTCGAAGCGGCCGGCGCGGGCCTGGGCGCCGGGAGCTGCTTGTAGCGCTCCACCAGCCCGCGGATGCGCTCCTTGAACTCGGCCAGCCGCTCCAGCGCCGCCTCCGTCTCGCGAAAGAGCCCCACGATCTCCCCGCGCAGCCGCTCTCGCTCCGGGCGCGGCGCCTCGCCGGCGGACGCCAGCTCACCCTCGATGCGCGCGTACCGCTCCTCGAGGGCGGCGTTCAGCTCGTCGAACGTCATTCCCCGGCGGGGTCCGCGTGGGCCAGGGCGATGCGCTCCTCGCTGCTGAGGATGCGGTCCAGGTCGATCAGCACCACCAGCCGCTCCCCCACCCGCACGATGCCGCGCACGAACTCGGCGGCCAGCCCGCGGATGTACGCCGGCGGCGGCGACACCGCCGTCTCCGGCGCGCGGAGGACCTCCGTGACGCTGTCCACCACCAGTCCGAGCCGCTCGTCGTTGAAGTCCACCAGCACGATGCGCGTGTCCTCGTCGTACACCACCTGCGGCGTCTCGAAGCGGCGGCGCAGGTCCACGATGGGCACCAGCGTGCCGCGCACGTCCAGCACCCCTTCCACGAACTCGGGGGCGCGCGGCATGGGGGTGGGCTGCTGGTAGCTGAGGATCTCGTGCACGGAGAAGACGTCCAGCCCGAACTCCTCGCCCCCCACGCGAAAGGTGACGAGCTGCACCTGCGGCACCGCCGCCTGGCGTACGTTTCTCAAGGCTTTTCCCCGTGAGACAGGGTGGCTTGGTCGCGGAGGATCTCCGCCAGGTCGATCAGGTTGACGAGCTGGTCGCCTACGCGGGCGACTCCCACCAGGTACCCGCCGCCGCGCGGGGCCGGCCTGAACGCGCCGGGGGGCACCGTCATCACGTCGCTCACCGCGTCCGCCGCGACGCCGACGCGCGCGCCCTCCTCACCCGTGACGAGCACCGCGGGGCGTCCGCCCTCCAGACGCAGGTCGAGCGCGGGCGCCACGTCCAGCACCGGCACCAGCTCGCCGCGCAGCCGCACCACGCCCAGCAGGTGCGGCGGCATGTCCGGGAGCGGATGGACGGGGAGCCGCGCCACCACCTCGTGCACCAGGAGGATGTCGCACCCGTGCAGCTCGCCGCCGATGCGGAAGGCGATCACCTGCACCCCCTCGTCGAGCGCGGCGCGCGCGCGGAAGTCCATCTCGCTCATCCGGTCCCCGCCAGCGGAATGGGGCGCGCGTCTACCGCGAAGGCGATCTCCTCCGGGACGCGGTCCAGCGGCAGGACGAGCTCGGCCCACTCCGCGGCGGCCTGCGGCATCCCCCAGATGACGGCGGTGGCGCGGTCCTGCGCCAGCGCGCCGCCACCCGCCTCGCGGATGGCGCGCAGCCCGTCCGCCCCGTCGCGCCCCATCCCGGTGAGCACCACGCCCACGGAGCGCGCGCCGTACACCCCGGCCACGCTGTGGAAGAGCGGATCGGCCGCGGGGCGCACCCCCCAGACGGTCGGCTCCTGGTCCAGCGCGATCCTCACTTCCCCGCCCTCGCGTACCACGCGCATGTGGAAGTCGCCGGGAGCCAGGTAGACGTGGTCGCGCCGCACCGGCTCGCCGTCCTCCGCTTCGCTCACGGAGAGGCCGCCGAGCCCGTCCAGCCGCTCGGCCAGGGTGCGGGTGAAGTTGGGCGGCATGTGCTGCACCACGAGCACCGCCGCGCCCAGCGGATTGCGGATGCGCGGGATCACCTCCGCCAGCGCCCGCGGCCCGCCCGTGGATGCGGCGATCGCCACCGCAACGTCCGACGGTGCGCCCCCGGCGGCGCGCGCGCTTCGTGGCGGCGCGGGCGGCAGGTCCGGGCGCGGGCGGCGCGGCATGCGCACCGGCACGGCGGCGAGGTTGGCGGCGGCGGCGGCGCGCAGGGCGTCCAGCAGCTGGTCCGCCACCTTGGCCAGGTCCGGCGAGATGGTGCCGGATGGCTTGGCGATGAAGTCCACCGCGCCGTAGTCCAGCGCGCGCATGGTGGCCTCGGCGCGCTCCGTGGTGTACGCGGAAAGCATCACCACGGGGCGCGGCGTCTCGCTCATGATGTAGCCGAGCGCGGAGAGCCCGTCCAGCTCCGGCATCTCCACGTCCATCGTCACCAGGTCCGGGTTCAGCTTGTGGACCTTGCGCAGCGCATCGTTGCCGTCGCGCGCCGTGCCGATCACCCTGAACTCGTCGCCGCGAGAGAGGATGTCCGAGATCACCTTTCGCATGAAGGCGCTGTCGTCCACCACCAGGACCGTGTGCGGGCGCCCCGCGGGGTTAGAGAGCGACATCTGGCTTGCCGACGGAAGAGACGACGGTGTTGCCCGGCCCGATCGTCATGCGCACCGAGCGCCCGTAGTCGCGCCCCACCTCCTCGCCCAGGATGGGGATCCCCGCCTCCTCCAGCGCCGCCCGGGCCGCGCGCAGGTTGCGCTCCCCCATGTTGAGCGTCCCCGGCACCATCAGCGCGGAGAACATCGCCGCGCCCCCCACCAGCCGCGCCTCCAGCCGGGTCTCGCGCGCGCCCATCGCCTTCAGCTCCTGCACCAGCGCGGGTACGGCGGTGGTGGCGAACTTGAAGGGGTTGCTGGAGTCGCGCGAGAGCCCCGGCTCGGGGAGGAGGGCGTGCGCCATTCCCATTACTCCCGCCCTGGGGTCCTGCAGCAGGATCGCCACGCACGAGCCCAGCCCCAGCGTCACCAGCATGTCGCCCCGCCCGCCCACGGCGTGCTGCGCCACCTTTACGAAGTGATGGACGTGCTTCATGCGGGGCGCTGGAAGATCCGCTCGCGGTTGTTCACCGAGCGGAAGAGCGTGCGCGCCTCGCCGATCAGCGTCTCTACCTTGCCCATCACCAGGAACCCTCCGGGGACCAGCGCGTCGTGGAAGCGCTTGAAGAGGCGCTCCTGGATCTCGCGGTCGAAGTAGATCACCACGTTTCTGCAGAAGATCAGCGACTGTTCTTCCTCCGGCGGTCCGGAGATCAGGTCGCGGTGCACGAAGCGGACGCCCCGCTTCGCCGCCGCGTCGATGTGGTACGGTGGACCGGGGCTGAACCAGCGCCGCCGCACATCCTCCGGCGTCTCCACCAGCGAGAGGTCGGGATACACGCCCCGCTCCGCCGCCTCCAGCGAGCGCCGGTCGATGTCGGTGCCGGTGATGCGCAGCCGCGCCAGATCGGCCGTGCGCCCGTTGCGCTCCGCCCATTCGCGCAGCAGGATGGAGACGGTGTACGCCTCCTCGCCGCTGGCCGACCCCGCGCTCCACACGCGCACCGGCCCGTGCCCGGCGAAGAGGTGCGGCGCCACCTGCTGCTCCACCGCCGTCCACGTCTCCATGTTGCGAAAGAACTTGGTGACGTTGATGGTCAGCGTGTCCAGCAGCAGGTCGTACTCCCCCGGGTCGCGGTCCAGCAGCGACGCGTACTCCGCAAAGGTGCGCTCCCCGCGCGCCCGCATCCGCACCGCGATGCGGCGGCGGAGGCACTTGTCCTTGTAGAACTGGCAGTTGAAGCCCCGGTCGCGCTCGATCTTGCGCTTCAGCAGCTCCAGCTCCTCGTCGTCCCCCTCCAGCGGCAGGTGGAAGAGCGGGATGCCGGCGGGCGGAACGTTCATCCAGGCACCCTCACCGCGTCCGCAACGAGCGGCGGCGCCCCCAACTTCTTCGGTTCCATGTATGCCAGGAGTCCGTCCGGGAGCGGCGTTCGCGCGACGAGGGGAAGGGCAACAAGATAACCGCCGCCCAAGCGTGAAAGGAAGAGGGCGGGGACCG from Longimicrobium sp. harbors:
- a CDS encoding chemotaxis response regulator protein-glutamate methylesterase; amino-acid sequence: MSLSNPAGRPHTVLVVDDSAFMRKVISDILSRGDEFRVIGTARDGNDALRKVHKLNPDLVTMDVEMPELDGLSALGYIMSETPRPVVMLSAYTTERAEATMRALDYGAVDFIAKPSGTISPDLAKVADQLLDALRAAAAANLAAVPVRMPRRPRPDLPPAPPRSARAAGGAPSDVAVAIAASTGGPRALAEVIPRIRNPLGAAVLVVQHMPPNFTRTLAERLDGLGGLSVSEAEDGEPVRRDHVYLAPGDFHMRVVREGGEVRIALDQEPTVWGVRPAADPLFHSVAGVYGARSVGVVLTGMGRDGADGLRAIREAGGGALAQDRATAVIWGMPQAAAEWAELVLPLDRVPEEIAFAVDARPIPLAGTG
- a CDS encoding chemotaxis protein CheW, yielding MRNVRQAAVPQVQLVTFRVGGEEFGLDVFSVHEILSYQQPTPMPRAPEFVEGVLDVRGTLVPIVDLRRRFETPQVVYDEDTRIVLVDFNDERLGLVVDSVTEVLRAPETAVSPPPAYIRGLAAEFVRGIVRVGERLVVLIDLDRILSSEERIALAHADPAGE
- a CDS encoding tetratricopeptide repeat protein → MTFDELNAALEERYARIEGELASAGEAPRPERERLRGEIVGLFRETEAALERLAEFKERIRGLVERYKQLPAPRPAPAASTVSDHLGSSTYVERGWSAIAAGDASRAVKELERALELAPNDPQAESLLGWAQMLREQYDEALYTYSKVLMRDPNNPLARVNLGYICLKKGIFGEAIEHLSRAIRQDDDRKASLYAHLYMGMLYLDREMYEDARSFFRRTLELGPNMLQAWWEIGRAFYQEGNVSAAADAWRRGFEANRFNLWGERCGEALKKLEAGEPVSFAG
- a CDS encoding chemotaxis protein CheD, encoding MKHVHHFVKVAQHAVGGRGDMLVTLGLGSCVAILLQDPRAGVMGMAHALLPEPGLSRDSSNPFKFATTAVPALVQELKAMGARETRLEARLVGGAAMFSALMVPGTLNMGERNLRAARAALEEAGIPILGEEVGRDYGRSVRMTIGPGNTVVSSVGKPDVAL
- a CDS encoding protein-glutamate O-methyltransferase CheR; this translates as MNVPPAGIPLFHLPLEGDDEELELLKRKIERDRGFNCQFYKDKCLRRRIAVRMRARGERTFAEYASLLDRDPGEYDLLLDTLTINVTKFFRNMETWTAVEQQVAPHLFAGHGPVRVWSAGSASGEEAYTVSILLREWAERNGRTADLARLRITGTDIDRRSLEAAERGVYPDLSLVETPEDVRRRWFSPGPPYHIDAAAKRGVRFVHRDLISGPPEEEQSLIFCRNVVIYFDREIQERLFKRFHDALVPGGFLVMGKVETLIGEARTLFRSVNNRERIFQRPA
- a CDS encoding chemotaxis protein CheW, whose product is MSEMDFRARAALDEGVQVIAFRIGGELHGCDILLVHEVVARLPVHPLPDMPPHLLGVVRLRGELVPVLDVAPALDLRLEGGRPAVLVTGEEGARVGVAADAVSDVMTVPPGAFRPAPRGGGYLVGVARVGDQLVNLIDLAEILRDQATLSHGEKP